Proteins encoded together in one Carassius auratus strain Wakin chromosome 32, ASM336829v1, whole genome shotgun sequence window:
- the LOC113052273 gene encoding cilia- and flagella-associated protein 251 has product MTDASNTSAVLVLLFIWIILVLALLYFYKKLNAETNGQYTVQRIVFGPGGLRDRLRQGVGVVENRLGVHIWPQRRDDEENKRGDDDEEDNEGHDKQNDSYTEEGEQDEHDDSSDDYSSVDLRERAKMQTEKKEQKDKAEEEKEKQKEEKEEAAAGGEDKSQEVKKEEKVELLVDLTPFSGSAIWSKENVDGNDGNDGNDLTAL; this is encoded by the coding sequence ATGACGGATGCAAGCAACACTTCAGCTGTCCTTGTCCTTCTCTTTATATGGATAATACTTGTTCTGGCTCTGCTGTACTTTTATAAAAAACTTAATGCAGAAACAAATGGACAGTACACCGTCCAGCGCATAGTCTTCGGCCCTGGCGGCCTCCGGGATCGATTGAGACAAGGAGTCGGGGTTGTGGAAAACAGACTTGGTGTCCACATTTGGCCTCAACGGCGTGATGACGAGGAGAACAAAAGaggagatgatgatgaagaggacaACGAGGGTCATGACAAACAGAATGACAGTTACACGGAGGAGGGAGAGCAAGATGAACATGATGATTCTTCAGATGACTATTCCAGCGTTGACCTGAGGGAGAGGGCAAAGATGCAGACAGAAAAGAAAGAACAGAAGGATAAAgctgaagaagagaaagagaaacaaaagGAAGAGAAGGAGGAGGCAGCAGCGGGAGGAGAGGATAAAAGTCAGGAAGTGAAGAAAGAAGAGAAAGTCGAATTGCTTGTAGATCTGACGCCGTTTTCTGGTAGTGCAATTTGGTCCAAGGAAAACGTAGATGGAAATGATGGAAATGATGGAAATGACTTGACTGCTTTATGA